Proteins from one Pseudomonadota bacterium genomic window:
- a CDS encoding J domain-containing protein: MHPRAHYLAILGLPPEATAQEIAMAYKDLIRVWHPDRFQHDKRLQLRAENETKKINDAMERIRKLPKETPAKKRPPCTVPPYKTEEHTANPSDRG, from the coding sequence ATGCATCCTCGCGCCCACTACCTAGCGATCCTTGGTTTACCTCCTGAAGCTACTGCTCAAGAGATTGCCATGGCCTATAAGGACCTGATCCGGGTCTGGCACCCCGATCGCTTCCAGCACGACAAGCGGCTACAACTTAGGGCTGAGAACGAGACCAAGAAGATTAACGATGCCATGGAGAGGATCAGGAAGCTTCCAAAAGAGACTCCTGCTAAAAAAAGGCCCCCCTGTACCGTACCCCCCTATAAGACCGAAGAGCACACAGCAAACCCCTCCGACAGGGGGTGA